A single Paenibacillus sp. FSL R5-0517 DNA region contains:
- a CDS encoding endonuclease/exonuclease/phosphatase family protein, translating into MKILTLNTHAWAEEDQLNKIGQLADFINTHQFDVISMQEVNQSMQEAALSEEELRRYYATESDAVIKKDNYAYVLLQQLTEQYYWTWIPAHVGFQKYDEGLAILSRTPITQAFGEYVSHMRDYNNYRTRKIVGIQTVVQGEATWFVNGHYNWWDDAQEPFKGQWELTESKLAPYMDQPLYIMGDFNNVAEVRGEGYDYMMSKGWNDLYTTALQKDEGATVVKAIAGWADNKRDLRIDYIFSNRPIQAKSSTVVLNGKNGPVVSDHFGVAVEI; encoded by the coding sequence ATGAAAATACTGACGTTAAACACACACGCTTGGGCGGAAGAGGATCAACTGAACAAGATCGGTCAGCTGGCTGATTTTATAAATACACATCAATTTGATGTAATCTCCATGCAGGAGGTTAACCAGTCCATGCAGGAAGCGGCGCTTTCTGAAGAAGAACTGAGGCGGTATTATGCGACTGAATCGGATGCTGTGATTAAAAAAGACAACTACGCCTACGTCCTGCTTCAGCAGCTGACAGAGCAATATTACTGGACGTGGATTCCCGCACATGTCGGGTTCCAAAAATACGATGAAGGACTGGCGATCCTTAGCCGGACGCCGATCACACAGGCTTTTGGAGAATACGTGTCCCACATGCGTGATTATAACAATTACCGGACCCGTAAGATTGTGGGAATCCAGACGGTCGTCCAAGGTGAAGCAACCTGGTTTGTGAACGGACACTATAACTGGTGGGATGATGCGCAGGAACCGTTCAAGGGACAGTGGGAGTTGACAGAGAGCAAGCTTGCCCCCTACATGGATCAGCCGTTATATATAATGGGTGATTTCAACAATGTCGCGGAAGTGCGTGGAGAAGGCTATGACTATATGATGAGCAAAGGCTGGAACGACCTGTACACCACAGCATTGCAAAAGGATGAAGGAGCAACCGTGGTGAAGGCCATTGCCGGCTGGGCAGACAACAAACGCGATTTGCGAATCGACTATATCTTCTCCAATCGTCCCATTCAGGCCAAGTCTTCCACTGTGGTTTTGAACGGTAAAAACGGGCCGGTCGTGTCCGACCATTTTGGCGTTGCTGTAGAGATCTAA
- a CDS encoding glycoside hydrolase family 88 protein, with product MTTYFSEPQSMYYRFGEDQDQVLKVLAERYIGANAQADFVYRVFQKSGILQNEKGLYDLNLGKRFPDAPKDHISYAAALVWGDEDRNLDVLVRCYGPVRFYFNEQLVYRSTVMDEISPDATVKLSIDIKPGWNTIWLEMKNTPAGFGCQFGSDEGKVRILNVFAPFQERQGQAGWVFSQPNLAASKQPDLLGKEADYSLKWLPETGWSNEEITKPALERIYGHLPGRHVYAWTHLNNTDSTGSQVRLSGQSSGSLSIWISGKPVAQVKEAGPFEVEVAASFGRSDLLVRSECNDAAGPWHFNLNATVSGKPLSLELPQRVHGASGESWLYVGPFESEIEPDVQDLTRTDRVYQTGQEQTYWRLDRPDAWIRPYYENAMLSNKWTVGSVTNYGRWDYPLGVTVYGLLRTGRYLQRPDITRYAAEHVQACTQMYEYSLWDREQYGFPAVNQQLVMLKMLDNCGSFGSAMMEAYSECHEPTFLPIAERIADFMLSRLERQEDGAFYRTCVGEYAENTMWADDLYMSTPFLVRYARVTGNSAALDEAARQFSLYRKYLFMPEFKIMSHVYDFKYGQATQIPWGRGNGWTLFSLTEVLEALPAEHPERPTLINFFNELCEGYAALQGESGLWHQVLNEPQTYEEASCTAMFAYGFARGVRFGWFKDPEVYVTAAERAWKGLICKAIDRQGNVHGVCSGSRYAFTAEYYDQDLRTVTNDNHGIGIMMLAGTEVAKMKKHLAEHMVSSPAVSHS from the coding sequence ATGACAACCTATTTCAGCGAACCGCAGAGCATGTATTACCGATTTGGAGAAGATCAGGATCAGGTGTTGAAAGTGCTGGCCGAGAGGTATATTGGGGCCAATGCGCAGGCTGATTTTGTATATCGGGTATTCCAGAAGTCTGGTATTTTGCAAAATGAGAAAGGGCTTTATGATCTGAATTTAGGTAAACGCTTTCCTGACGCTCCCAAAGATCATATATCTTACGCAGCTGCGCTGGTCTGGGGGGATGAGGATCGGAATCTGGATGTGTTGGTTCGCTGTTATGGACCTGTTCGCTTTTATTTTAATGAGCAGTTGGTTTATCGCTCTACCGTAATGGATGAGATCAGTCCTGATGCAACGGTGAAGCTCAGCATCGATATCAAGCCCGGTTGGAACACCATTTGGCTGGAAATGAAAAATACCCCTGCCGGCTTCGGTTGCCAGTTCGGCTCAGATGAAGGTAAAGTGCGTATTCTGAACGTATTTGCGCCGTTTCAGGAGAGACAGGGACAAGCGGGTTGGGTGTTCTCCCAACCAAACCTTGCTGCGAGTAAGCAACCAGACCTGCTTGGAAAAGAAGCAGATTACAGTTTGAAGTGGCTGCCTGAGACAGGCTGGTCTAATGAAGAGATAACCAAGCCGGCTCTCGAACGAATATACGGACATCTCCCTGGACGGCATGTGTATGCTTGGACGCATCTGAACAATACCGATTCAACCGGGAGTCAGGTACGATTGTCAGGTCAATCCTCCGGTTCTTTAAGCATATGGATTAGCGGCAAACCTGTGGCACAAGTGAAGGAGGCAGGTCCGTTTGAGGTGGAGGTAGCAGCCTCTTTTGGGCGGAGTGACCTGCTCGTCCGAAGTGAATGCAATGATGCGGCAGGACCGTGGCATTTTAATTTGAATGCAACCGTTTCGGGTAAGCCACTTTCATTGGAACTTCCTCAGCGTGTCCACGGTGCTTCCGGAGAGTCCTGGTTATATGTCGGTCCCTTTGAGTCGGAGATTGAACCGGATGTGCAGGATCTTACCCGAACAGACCGAGTGTACCAAACGGGGCAAGAACAGACATATTGGCGTTTGGATCGACCGGATGCCTGGATTAGACCTTATTATGAAAACGCCATGTTAAGCAACAAATGGACTGTGGGTAGTGTGACCAATTATGGTCGCTGGGATTATCCATTAGGTGTCACTGTCTATGGTCTATTACGGACGGGGCGTTATTTGCAGAGACCGGATATTACACGTTATGCGGCGGAGCATGTGCAGGCATGTACCCAGATGTATGAGTACTCATTATGGGATCGGGAGCAGTATGGTTTCCCGGCAGTCAATCAACAATTGGTCATGCTGAAAATGCTGGATAACTGCGGTTCTTTTGGTTCGGCCATGATGGAAGCGTATTCAGAGTGTCATGAACCGACGTTTCTTCCGATTGCTGAACGGATTGCAGATTTTATGCTCTCCCGCCTGGAACGGCAGGAAGATGGGGCATTTTATCGCACATGTGTAGGGGAGTATGCTGAGAATACCATGTGGGCAGATGATCTATATATGAGCACGCCGTTTCTCGTTCGTTATGCACGGGTGACAGGCAACTCCGCCGCATTGGATGAAGCCGCCAGACAATTTTCACTGTATCGGAAGTATCTGTTCATGCCTGAGTTCAAGATCATGTCCCATGTGTATGATTTCAAATACGGACAGGCCACGCAGATTCCATGGGGACGGGGCAATGGCTGGACATTATTCTCCTTGACGGAGGTATTGGAAGCTTTGCCGGCAGAGCATCCCGAGCGCCCGACTCTAATTAATTTCTTCAACGAATTGTGTGAAGGATATGCGGCGCTTCAAGGGGAAAGTGGGTTGTGGCATCAGGTGTTGAACGAACCGCAGACGTATGAAGAAGCCTCCTGCACGGCGATGTTTGCCTATGGTTTTGCGAGAGGGGTACGTTTTGGCTGGTTCAAAGACCCTGAAGTTTACGTCACGGCCGCCGAACGGGCCTGGAAGGGACTCATCTGTAAAGCGATTGATCGTCAAGGTAATGTCCATGGCGTGTGCAGTGGATCACGATATGCATTTACGGCAGAGTATTACGATCAGGACTTGCGTACCGTCACCAATGACAATCACGGAATAGGCATTATGATGCTGGCAGGAACCGAGGTGGCCAAAATGAAGAAACATCTGGCCGAACACATGGTGTCTTCACCTGCAGTCTCACATTCCTGA
- a CDS encoding 2-keto-3-deoxygluconate permease, with product MNILGRIKKIPGGLLIVPMLAAAVVNTVFPSLFQIGDPTTALFTSKGTMVLIGMILLVSGTQLNLSQLLVTLKRAGVLCISRILISCLFGWAFVHFFGISGVGGVSAVAFIAVLTSCNPGLYLALMNTYGDDVDRAAFGILNLIAVPVIPVMILNSASGVGIDYLSVLATLVPFFIGILLGNLDSNIQKMFAPGTLILLPFLGTSFGSNIDLRIAFQSSLSGLLVTVLFLLICMLPLIGIDRALLRRPGYAAAATCSVAGLSMVVPSMAAGFNPAYAPYVDTAIAQIAFAVILTSVTVPYIVKRLATGTVTEASTKANH from the coding sequence ATGAATATTCTGGGCCGAATCAAAAAAATTCCCGGCGGCTTGCTGATTGTTCCCATGCTTGCCGCCGCGGTCGTCAACACGGTGTTTCCATCGTTGTTTCAGATCGGAGATCCAACGACAGCACTATTCACATCGAAAGGTACCATGGTGCTGATTGGCATGATTTTGCTCGTGTCCGGAACACAGCTCAATCTGTCACAGCTTCTGGTGACCTTGAAAAGAGCAGGGGTACTTTGTATTTCACGTATTCTTATCAGCTGTCTGTTCGGCTGGGCGTTTGTACACTTTTTTGGCATTAGTGGGGTTGGAGGCGTGTCTGCGGTAGCTTTCATTGCTGTTCTGACCAGTTGTAATCCGGGTTTATATCTGGCCTTGATGAATACGTATGGAGATGATGTGGATCGTGCCGCGTTTGGCATTCTGAATCTGATTGCCGTACCGGTTATTCCGGTTATGATATTGAATTCGGCAAGTGGGGTCGGTATCGATTACCTCAGTGTCCTTGCTACCCTGGTGCCTTTCTTCATCGGCATATTGCTTGGCAATCTGGACAGTAATATACAGAAGATGTTCGCTCCGGGAACACTGATTCTGCTGCCTTTCCTGGGCACAAGCTTTGGGTCCAATATTGATCTGCGCATTGCATTTCAATCCAGTCTATCCGGTTTGCTGGTCACGGTGTTATTTTTGCTGATCTGCATGCTGCCGCTCATTGGAATCGATCGTGCGTTATTAAGGCGGCCCGGTTATGCAGCAGCTGCGACATGTTCGGTTGCTGGATTGTCTATGGTGGTACCTTCAATGGCTGCCGGGTTCAATCCGGCATATGCGCCCTATGTGGACACAGCCATCGCTCAGATTGCGTTTGCCGTGATCCTGACATCGGTGACCGTGCCTTATATCGTGAAGCGACTGGCTACAGGAACAGTGACGGAAGCTTCGACAAAAGCAAATCATTAA
- a CDS encoding methyl-accepting chemotaxis protein, whose amino-acid sequence MNTLESLVNAMPFVSQMFRDDISISINDHEKVLYFSEAKSLEIGVKVGDELHDDYKDFKMLTNKDTRTVARMPGDLQGRPFDAILIPIKENDQVVGILGVNYALDSHMTLETLIRENETTIHALVGGIQQIAAHSEELSATSEEILRNSKKASENSVSVSKVTNVIREVSEQTNLLGLNAMIEAARVGDQGAGFGVVASEVRKLSDHTKQAAADIETSLGSVQDSMKHMEQEIGQITTATVDQAKLVSEFMESIEQLSETSENLKKFVHQMLALE is encoded by the coding sequence TTGAATACTCTTGAATCTCTGGTAAATGCTATGCCTTTTGTTAGCCAAATGTTCCGTGACGACATATCCATATCCATTAATGATCATGAGAAAGTTTTGTATTTTTCCGAAGCAAAAAGTCTGGAGATTGGCGTGAAGGTCGGAGATGAGCTGCATGACGATTACAAAGATTTCAAAATGCTCACCAACAAGGATACGCGTACCGTGGCACGCATGCCTGGTGATCTGCAAGGCAGACCTTTCGACGCCATCCTTATTCCCATCAAGGAAAACGATCAGGTCGTGGGCATATTGGGTGTGAACTACGCATTGGATAGTCATATGACACTGGAGACGCTGATCCGTGAAAATGAAACAACTATTCATGCGCTTGTCGGTGGCATTCAGCAGATTGCGGCACATTCGGAAGAACTCTCTGCAACCTCAGAGGAGATTCTGCGCAACTCCAAAAAAGCTTCAGAGAACTCGGTTAGTGTGTCTAAAGTAACAAACGTCATTCGTGAAGTATCGGAACAAACCAATCTGCTTGGACTGAACGCCATGATCGAGGCAGCTCGTGTGGGCGATCAGGGAGCCGGATTCGGTGTGGTTGCCAGTGAAGTACGCAAACTGTCCGATCATACGAAACAAGCAGCGGCTGATATCGAAACCTCTCTCGGTAGTGTACAGGATTCCATGAAACATATGGAGCAGGAGATCGGTCAGATTACAACCGCAACAGTAGATCAAGCCAAGCTCGTTAGCGAGTTTATGGAAAGCATTGAACAGCTTAGCGAGACAAGCGAGAATCTGAAAAAGTTCGTACATCAGATGCTGGCGTTAGAATAG
- a CDS encoding SWIM zinc finger family protein, giving the protein MNIPNNMRMDDAQWQQLIRQVAEHFNNLTIMRGFQYYKQKRVGPLTYSEQQGISAVVQGSEEYEVTLSMQSLSTSHCTCPVSSVCKHMTAVLMSYAEQLERPVHAIVNAHSSTALKQTTKPVGAMSAGRSSYAEADEQQDMDIQDNQYSQIKERATELAALEISEWHELFHSCLRRLGTGTASTSYVQEATDELYAIKPRLTAAMDQLFELHVQLHLIRFCVPPARNSITHTPVYMSYPAQLAVDALLKDIERIFSHPLDLSGLKGNKLEQLWNRLSETSAYLRKQMMPETASMMFFTPIYRQLWLNWIVPELQGSRDMLVSEQTILNDIERNLTATSAPSQSGGSVLGSAQSNGSSSDRPSKAVSLPLPLVLAQSWMYFHVGQDDQAWQRLIHGSSAYGIPPEHLLHFLHVLTDAAEWKRLGDWLVQLGPLLANRRNTPLNDYMHLWDTAIQHLPDTENRMWDTLVSMLPHSRPAYEDAMHSRGQWRRWIDFQLSTGTEPLEFRVAVLQPIEKDAPELLLPFYHQAVERYIGHKNRDGYKAAVKLLKRLSKIYKKLKQEAHWEQFITTLAVRNSRLRALQEELRKGKLIS; this is encoded by the coding sequence ATGAACATACCGAATAACATGAGGATGGATGATGCGCAGTGGCAACAGTTGATCAGGCAGGTTGCAGAGCATTTTAATAACCTGACGATCATGCGCGGATTCCAATATTATAAACAGAAACGTGTCGGACCATTAACCTATTCCGAACAACAAGGGATCTCGGCCGTTGTACAAGGATCGGAAGAATATGAGGTCACCCTGAGCATGCAATCCCTGTCTACCAGTCATTGTACCTGCCCGGTGAGTTCCGTATGCAAACACATGACGGCAGTCTTGATGAGTTATGCCGAGCAACTGGAGCGACCTGTACATGCGATTGTGAATGCACACTCCAGTACTGCGCTCAAACAAACGACTAAACCCGTCGGGGCCATGTCCGCAGGACGATCCAGCTACGCCGAAGCTGATGAACAACAGGATATGGACATTCAGGACAACCAATACAGTCAGATCAAGGAGCGTGCAACAGAGCTTGCCGCTCTCGAAATCTCGGAATGGCATGAGCTATTCCACTCCTGTCTGAGACGGCTGGGTACCGGCACAGCAAGCACATCCTACGTGCAGGAAGCAACGGACGAGTTATATGCCATTAAGCCAAGGCTGACCGCTGCGATGGACCAACTTTTTGAACTACATGTGCAGCTGCACCTCATACGATTCTGCGTACCGCCGGCTCGTAACTCAATTACGCATACCCCCGTGTACATGAGCTACCCTGCCCAGCTCGCGGTTGATGCACTTTTGAAAGACATTGAACGGATCTTTAGCCATCCGCTAGACTTGTCCGGTCTAAAGGGAAACAAGCTTGAGCAACTTTGGAACAGATTGTCTGAAACCTCAGCTTATTTACGTAAACAGATGATGCCTGAGACAGCAAGCATGATGTTCTTCACTCCGATCTATCGACAACTGTGGTTGAACTGGATCGTACCTGAGCTTCAAGGGTCGCGGGACATGTTAGTGTCGGAACAGACCATCTTAAATGATATAGAGCGCAATCTAACAGCGACTTCAGCACCTTCCCAGTCAGGTGGGAGTGTCTTGGGCAGCGCTCAGAGTAATGGAAGTAGTAGTGATAGACCAAGCAAAGCCGTATCCCTGCCTTTACCACTCGTACTCGCGCAGAGCTGGATGTATTTCCATGTAGGGCAAGACGATCAGGCATGGCAGCGACTCATCCATGGAAGCTCGGCCTATGGTATCCCGCCAGAACATCTGTTGCATTTTCTCCACGTGCTCACAGATGCAGCTGAATGGAAGCGGCTCGGAGATTGGTTGGTACAACTTGGTCCCCTGCTGGCGAATCGGCGTAACACACCTTTGAATGATTACATGCATCTGTGGGACACGGCCATTCAACATCTGCCGGATACAGAGAACCGCATGTGGGACACACTTGTCAGCATGCTCCCCCACTCTCGCCCAGCCTATGAGGATGCCATGCATTCTCGTGGTCAGTGGCGCAGGTGGATTGATTTTCAGCTAAGTACAGGGACAGAACCTCTCGAATTCCGCGTAGCGGTGCTGCAACCGATTGAAAAAGATGCACCTGAACTGTTGCTGCCCTTCTATCATCAGGCGGTGGAGCGTTATATCGGACATAAGAACAGGGACGGATACAAGGCCGCGGTGAAGCTGCTGAAACGCCTGTCCAAAATCTATAAAAAGTTGAAGCAAGAAGCGCACTGGGAGCAATTCATCACCACACTCGCCGTTCGTAACAGTCGGCTGCGCGCCCTGCAGGAAGAGCTTCGGAAAGGTAAACTGATCTCATGA
- a CDS encoding type 1 glutamine amidotransferase domain-containing protein, with translation MKKILVVLTNVDKYATKDEPTGLWLSEATHFIEEFDHNDNVQIDLVSPKGGNVPLDPKSLGDSLDESTKAYFENETFMNQLKNTLKPGEVNASDYDAIYFTGGHGTMWDFPDNAELQELSREIYEKGGVVSGVCHGVTALLNVKLSNGLLLIKDKTVSGFTNEEEALAQQTEYVPFLLEDALRERAAQYDKAAAFSSYVTTDGRVVTGQNPQSSKAVAESVKQLLGL, from the coding sequence ATGAAAAAGATACTGGTTGTACTAACAAACGTAGATAAATACGCAACGAAGGACGAACCTACCGGCTTGTGGCTGAGCGAAGCAACTCACTTTATTGAAGAGTTTGACCATAATGACAATGTTCAGATCGATCTGGTTAGCCCTAAAGGGGGTAACGTACCTCTTGATCCGAAAAGTCTCGGTGACTCCCTGGATGAGAGCACCAAAGCCTATTTCGAGAACGAAACATTCATGAACCAATTGAAGAACACGTTGAAACCTGGCGAAGTGAATGCAAGTGATTATGATGCGATCTACTTCACAGGGGGTCACGGTACAATGTGGGATTTCCCGGACAATGCGGAACTTCAAGAGCTTTCTCGTGAAATCTATGAAAAAGGTGGCGTTGTGTCCGGTGTGTGCCACGGGGTTACAGCCCTGCTGAACGTGAAGTTGTCCAACGGCTTGCTCTTGATCAAAGACAAAACCGTCTCCGGCTTCACGAATGAAGAGGAAGCATTGGCACAACAAACCGAATATGTTCCTTTCCTGCTGGAAGATGCTTTGAGAGAACGTGCCGCACAGTACGATAAAGCTGCTGCCTTCAGCTCTTATGTCACAACAGATGGCCGCGTGGTCACAGGACAGAATCCGCAATCTAGCAAAGCAGTAGCTGAAAGTGTTAAACAATTGCTGGGTCTGTAA
- a CDS encoding DEAD/DEAH box helicase, translating into MHPYTETIEVHVALTGYGDALFYGALNTHHFVSGQSLKQRLFAWHAPSFYGTELEVRQIEEIELVVLPAEEVIPFFAEMHTLLHIEWKWDEQAEHLIRLAPALAASVEKRKYVPSFEAYRAGQLQWTWDPDSLKKQDRASLTKAIQQTDESYAEGLGAAYSAFVFQRWYSSEEAATDLRREFPQLFPERGTLPKTAGMDAQSWLVSIGWKADAAPFRPMLQLQEPDEDEPAWRLRLVLQNKLDAAILVPVMLDSRGRLEGEWPEVWTPFILDRSAGWLDQLRAHLPRLASSISGRRDVLSDPLEDQEAWQFLTQDSGRLLAAGWQVLLPGWWEAARKKKPKLRAKVKPEEGSERGQSFFGLDSIIHFDWRIAIGDTDLSEDEFADLVARNERLVRFRGEWVPLDPDLLEQIRRAMGGVDREQGLSFQDILHLHLLHNEQREYRNQKWKEGQQAEEEQQPQDDQNIRLEVELNEHLNRVIAQLGGGQGGAPSLPIPTGLHAELRSYQKEGFAWLGFLRRFGLGACLADDMGLGKTIQFITYLLHIKEHEPRKPGQAPALLICPTSVLGNWQKEISRFAPSIHVSLHYGARRLSGEEFREQTEQVDIIITSFATATLDQEMLQTYTWSCICLDEAQNIKNAQTKQSLAVRSFPAKHRIAMTGTPIENRLSELWSIYDFTNPGYLGSARAFQTRFISAIEKDKDEQRMQDLQQLVKPFMLRRKKKDPNIQLDLPDKNEMKTYIHLTGEQSALYDQSVQALMDKMKELEGIKRKGAILSALTQLKQLCDHPLLLTKEALPEELPEDGTLTSSYDVYSPQDMAMLISRSAKLERLMELVRELRDEGERCLIFTQYIGMGQMLQQVLRQELQEPVLYLHGGTSKTARDRMIEEFQSRTLPEDKQPSVFILSIKAGGVGLNLTAANHVFHFDRWWNPAVENQATDRAYRMGQTKDVQVHKFISLGTLEERIDEMLESKQQLSDNIITSSENWITELSTDELKDLFTRRRDWSG; encoded by the coding sequence ATTCATCCATACACTGAAACGATTGAGGTTCACGTCGCTTTAACCGGATATGGCGATGCTTTGTTTTACGGAGCACTCAACACACACCACTTTGTATCGGGACAGTCGCTTAAGCAGCGATTGTTCGCTTGGCATGCACCTTCCTTCTACGGTACCGAACTGGAAGTTCGGCAGATCGAGGAGATTGAGTTGGTTGTTCTGCCTGCAGAAGAAGTCATTCCCTTCTTTGCCGAGATGCACACGCTGCTTCATATTGAATGGAAGTGGGACGAGCAAGCGGAACATCTGATTCGACTGGCTCCTGCACTCGCAGCATCTGTTGAGAAACGCAAATACGTACCCAGCTTTGAGGCCTATCGCGCAGGACAACTTCAGTGGACCTGGGACCCGGACAGCTTGAAAAAGCAGGATCGGGCATCGCTTACCAAAGCGATTCAACAGACGGACGAGAGCTACGCGGAAGGGCTCGGGGCGGCTTACTCTGCCTTCGTATTCCAACGCTGGTACAGTTCGGAGGAAGCTGCGACCGATCTGCGGCGTGAATTTCCGCAGTTGTTCCCAGAGCGCGGTACTCTACCCAAGACAGCCGGAATGGACGCTCAGTCCTGGCTTGTATCCATTGGCTGGAAAGCGGATGCCGCACCATTCAGACCTATGCTGCAATTGCAGGAGCCGGACGAGGATGAGCCAGCTTGGCGGCTGCGACTGGTGTTGCAGAACAAGCTGGATGCCGCCATCTTGGTGCCCGTCATGCTGGATTCACGCGGCAGACTTGAAGGCGAATGGCCAGAGGTATGGACACCGTTCATTCTGGATCGCTCCGCCGGATGGCTGGATCAGCTTCGTGCACATCTGCCACGTCTTGCAAGCTCTATTAGCGGCAGACGGGATGTGCTGAGTGATCCTTTGGAAGATCAGGAAGCCTGGCAGTTCCTTACACAGGATAGCGGCAGGTTGCTGGCAGCAGGTTGGCAAGTCTTGCTCCCGGGTTGGTGGGAAGCAGCCCGGAAGAAGAAACCTAAGCTGCGCGCCAAGGTGAAGCCAGAGGAAGGCAGTGAGCGGGGACAGTCCTTCTTCGGACTGGACTCAATTATTCATTTTGACTGGCGCATTGCGATTGGTGATACGGATCTCAGCGAAGATGAGTTCGCCGATCTTGTGGCCCGTAATGAACGATTGGTTCGCTTCCGTGGAGAATGGGTTCCTCTCGACCCCGACCTGCTGGAACAGATACGTCGTGCCATGGGCGGTGTAGATCGGGAACAAGGACTCTCATTTCAGGATATTCTGCACCTGCATCTGCTGCACAATGAACAGCGGGAATATCGCAACCAGAAATGGAAGGAAGGACAACAAGCCGAGGAAGAGCAGCAACCACAGGATGATCAGAACATTCGGCTGGAAGTAGAACTGAATGAGCACCTGAATCGGGTCATTGCACAACTGGGAGGCGGACAAGGCGGTGCGCCTTCCCTGCCCATTCCTACAGGGCTTCATGCCGAGCTGCGATCGTATCAGAAGGAAGGTTTTGCATGGCTTGGTTTCCTGCGCAGATTCGGCCTTGGGGCATGTCTTGCCGATGATATGGGTCTCGGGAAAACCATACAGTTCATTACGTATCTATTACACATCAAAGAACATGAACCACGTAAGCCAGGACAGGCTCCGGCACTTCTGATCTGTCCAACTTCTGTATTGGGCAACTGGCAAAAGGAGATTAGCCGCTTCGCACCCTCCATTCATGTCAGCCTGCATTACGGAGCACGCCGATTAAGCGGGGAAGAATTCCGGGAGCAAACGGAACAAGTGGACATTATCATCACGTCCTTTGCTACGGCTACACTCGATCAGGAAATGTTGCAGACATATACGTGGTCATGCATCTGCCTCGATGAAGCGCAGAATATCAAAAACGCCCAGACCAAACAGTCCCTGGCCGTCCGCAGCTTCCCGGCAAAACACCGCATTGCCATGACAGGCACACCAATCGAGAATCGGTTGTCCGAGCTGTGGTCGATCTATGATTTTACGAATCCAGGATATCTGGGCAGTGCCCGAGCATTCCAGACTCGCTTTATCAGTGCCATCGAGAAAGACAAGGATGAGCAGCGGATGCAAGATCTTCAACAGCTCGTGAAACCGTTCATGCTGCGCCGCAAGAAAAAAGATCCGAATATCCAGCTTGATCTGCCAGACAAAAACGAGATGAAGACATACATTCACCTTACGGGTGAGCAGAGTGCATTATATGACCAGTCCGTGCAAGCCCTGATGGATAAAATGAAAGAGCTGGAAGGTATCAAACGCAAAGGTGCGATTCTGTCGGCACTAACTCAGCTTAAACAATTGTGTGACCACCCTCTGCTGCTGACAAAAGAAGCTTTGCCGGAGGAACTGCCCGAGGACGGCACATTAACATCTTCTTATGATGTGTACAGCCCGCAGGATATGGCGATGCTGATCAGCCGTTCCGCGAAGCTGGAACGACTGATGGAGCTTGTCCGTGAATTGCGGGATGAGGGCGAGCGATGCCTGATCTTCACCCAATACATCGGTATGGGACAGATGCTGCAACAGGTACTGCGTCAGGAGTTGCAGGAACCTGTGCTGTATCTGCACGGGGGCACCTCTAAGACGGCAAGGGACCGCATGATTGAGGAATTCCAATCCCGAACACTGCCTGAGGACAAGCAGCCGTCCGTCTTCATTCTGTCCATCAAGGCAGGCGGCGTGGGATTGAATCTGACCGCAGCCAATCATGTCTTCCACTTTGACCGCTGGTGGAACCCTGCTGTGGAGAATCAAGCCACCGACCGGGCTTATCGGATGGGTCAGACCAAAGATGTACAGGTGCATAAGTTCATCTCTCTCGGTACATTGGAGGAGCGGATCGACGAGATGTTGGAGAGCAAACAACAACTTAGCGATAACATCATCACAAGCTCCGAGAACTGGATTACGGAACTGTCGACGGACGAGCTGAAGGATCTGTTCACTCGGCGTCGTGACTGGTCGGGGTAA